The following coding sequences are from one Hypomesus transpacificus isolate Combined female unplaced genomic scaffold, fHypTra1 scaffold_201, whole genome shotgun sequence window:
- the rsf1a gene encoding remodeling and spacing factor 1 isoform X3: protein MAASAAAAGSLPGLCPSYAVICSFLERYGPLLDLPELTFTQLERYFLDTSSVPKLLVDLHVKLLRKIGKSVSADRWEKHLVKICQEFNSSWAWELEEKGYKDMTVECKTGILKYLCESQFDDNVKFKTAINDEDPEKMRLQPIGRDKDGLMYWFQLDQDNNVRVYVEEQDDLDGSSWKCIVRERNDLAEILALLKTQIDPSLLTKKEGEEGTQDENGGVKKLEDSSEDEEDMVCKATSGVVVTKTESKEEPSPNKEAQMVVASPRSPSNDVKVDRTESTVQPEIPDGDENISTNRPAIKEEPMEVVTDTNAKELLLEKPSVPLQTETGEEEVKKKSAEELQRAMKNDQQAKIPLKKREMKLSEDFDNSGSSIIVRNPSLPQVKDPQKVDESGKDAAVKDTPVDQVNGNSQHPTDASFNNNNGLKESPQKDRETQKDSADEKPTVAASGRESEVAEAKDKNLPKLTTVGDRAEDKQKESANDSEEAMEVTTSSGSDAQNEAAETKADKKNPEALVKTKESKESIPNEAESAFAKPLPPSKDEDTHPPGNSSDVKREERQNKCKEAEVAKADVDDKASASVKTHTTSPPNTSREPEGKKETSVLTVPGSPSKLEDPGKSKDKVASKDSKPAEIKDTEKPTLMTEKPPDCERMEVFTKETKRPEPSTDRPDGSKLSKTAVLIKEDEAPSYNKESRKTIGFKHTETSSVIQQTEILTQSKNTENLDSTKETSTSSVIKKADKPPLEKDTDSPNNGKEKGEHAVLKKIGKEEGSKPIERRETPVVTKETSERSSGTDSKGKEETNTDPKNIEKRTCLQLDEHKRAEKLAPSVAKTSIKDTETMPTKETAKTSTKDKEQTSTKDTENVSTKDTEKMAKTSAKDTVKEATKDKEQTSTKDTENVSTKDTEKIAKTSAKDTVKEATKDKEQTSTKDTENVSTKDAEKIAKTSAKDAAKEVTKDREKISTKDTAKGSTKETAKTSAKDTAKEVTKDREKISTKDTAKESTNETEKMAKTSAKDTAKEATKDREKISTKDTAKESTKETEKTSTKDTENVSTKETEKTSAKDTAKESTKETEKTSAKDTENVSTKEAEKTSAKDTAKESTKETEKTAKISAKDTENVSTKEKEKTEKTSAKDTAKESTKDRDKISTKDTAKEPIKDKGKTSTNKPEKPSSPKKEKTEACKGRLELAERKTDVANEAMAVPTVDSCQVPPKTPAAEKESKESVETSSKKSIDENTTMQKDSKKEPVKEDKSKTSSGNEVAQDQTPMNCEEPLKGQGTKKKEAENTPSLTTTEGEKDKNQDSKAREDAKAKGCPKTMIGEKNDEKPSAEAEKSSETKPDVASTEDKPNRKTEDEDKDEEKDPEVKEKGAEWDKGSSEVQEEGIRLKIKIPAHRRKADLLREERGDSESDTGEGRSLRRSPRICRPTPKVVEFQDRKLERKQTAPRVEKGEEREEEEVEEDKEKGEEVDDEEKTLQKKTREKKLDEDGQPKTKGRKRRRTRWSNTRTRRKKKGSDEEGSDDGDYESSDEDDSEDEDDSDEDYKVERNRKRRNRNRQRRSSDESTSSDDDLPPNDDPCKHCGLPNQPELILLCDSCDNGYHTACLRPPLMIIPDGEWFCPPCQHKQLCDRLEEQLLNLDTALKKRERAERRKERLVYVGISVENIITPSVEVEEEKEEEVIKVKKEVKKSKSWGRRSTRAKKSISYRFDEFDEAIEEAIEEDIKEAEGGGAGRGKDMANITGHRGKDMSTILQGEGGKENGRPPRPSAGQRRKKRRRLNDLDSDSTMEEEESEDEFRLSDSTEEEEFVVSENDAESDVNSNSDGGSNGSGPRHRSSRTRKPVKRRKGARQQPPRRRRRPRGYSDDEEEETDEEEEEEIATEGSSEFSDSDLDMSRRRSRRSRKKQVNYCETSESEGSRAGTNRNKVTSRRRLASSDSEASLSKGSDNERRVSRRADSSEEGSRQRRRRLSLKRRRASEDDDDDSDESEEEERPVRKRVNRIDSDDDSDEDKKQAPEQEEEEEEGGLGKGATPLEYNLVELPPTNGQSPVKGLEGLMNRPGAGTAMGAPDLLAHLGPKNLNVATPVVAIAPNGLVSQEMASQEDDEDDLLGVTDLVDYVCNSEQL from the exons ATGGCTGCTTCGGCGGCAGCGGCGGGTTCTCTCCCTGGGTTATGCCCAAGCTACGCCGTAATATGCTCTTTCCTAGAGCGGTATGGACCCTTGTTGGATTTACCGGAGCTCACATTTACTCAGTTGGAGCGGTATTTCCTGGACACATCTTCAG TTCCGAAGCTCTTGGTGGACCTGCACGTGAAGTTGCTGAGGAAGATCGGCAAGTCAGTGTCAGCAGACAGATGGGAAAAGCATCTTGTGAAG ATATGTCAGGAATTCAACTCTTCTTGGGCTTGGGAGCTGGAAGAGAAAGGATACAAGGACATGACAGTAGAATGCAAGACGGGAATCCTCAAA TATCTTTGCGAGAGCCAGTTTGATGACAATGTCAAGTTCAAGACAGCAATCAACGATGAGGATCCAGAAAAGATGCGACTGCAGCCGATTGGCCGCGACAAGGATGGCCTGATGTACTGGTTTCAGCTGGACCAGGACAACAACGTCAGGGTTTACGTTGAGGAGCAGGATGACCTTGACGGGTCTTCTTGGAAATGCATTGTCAG GGAGAGAAATGACTTGGCTGAGATTTTGGCGTTGCTGAAGACTCAGATTGACCCTTCGCTTTTGacgaagaaagagggagaggagggcactCAAGATGAAAATG gtGGGGTAAAAAAGCTTGAGGACAGCTCTGAAGATGAAGAGGACATGGTATGCAAGGCTACATCTGGTGTCGTCGTGACCAAAACAGAGAGCAAAGAAGAACCCTCGCCGAACAAAGAAGCCCAAATGGTTGTTGCAAGTCCCAGATCGCCATCGAATGACGTCAAAGTTGACCGAACGGAATCCACCGTCCAACCAGAGATACCCGACGGGGACGAAAACATCTCCACTAACAGACCGGCGATCAAAGAAGAGCCTATGGAAGTGGTCACAGACACAAACGCAAAGGAACTCCTTTTGGAGAAGCCGTCTGTGCCGTTGCAGACGGAAACCGGCGAGGAGGAAGTCAAGAAGAAGAGCGCGGAGGAGCTCCAGAGGGCGATGAAGAACGACCAGCAGGCCAAGATCCCCCTGAAGAAGAGGGAGATGAAGCTAAGCGAGGACTTCGACAACAGCGGCAGCAGCATCATCGTTCGAAATCCATCCCTTCCTCAGGTCAAAGATCCGCAGAAAGTTGACGAGTCCGGTAAAGATGCGGCGGTGAAAGACACACCGGTTGACCAGGTTAACGGCAACTCCCAGCATCCCACCGACGCAAGTTTTAATAATAACAACGGGTTGAAAGAATCTCctcagaaggacagagagacgcAGAAAGACTCGGCCGATGAGAAGCCAACAGTGGCTGCATCCGGCCGTGAAAGTGAGGTAGCTGAAGCCAAAGATAAAAACTTGCCCAAACTGACCACAGTCGGGGACCGGGcagaagacaaacagaaagagtcGGCGAACGACAGTGAGGAGGCCATGGAAGTGACTACGTCGAGCGGATCGGACGCCCAGAATGAGGCAGCGGAGACAAAGGCAGACAAGAAAAACCCGGAAGCTTTGGTCAAAACGAAGGAATCGAAGGAATCGATCCCTAATGAGGCAGAGTCTGCGTTTGCAAAGCCTTTACCTCCGTCTAAAGACGAAGATACACATCCGCCCGGGAACTCATCTGATGTTAAGAGGGAAGAAAGACAAAATAAATGCAAAGAGGCAGAGGTTGCCAAGGCTGATGTCGACGACAAGGCATCTGCAtctgtaaaaacacacacaacatccccaCCCAACACTTCCCGGGAaccagagggaaagaaagaaacatcTGTGTTAACTGTCCCTGGATCCCCTTCAAAGTTGGAGGACCCCGGAAAATCCAAGGATAAAGTTGCCTCGAAGGATTCCAAACCCGCTGAAatcaaagacacagagaaacccACCCTCATGACAGAGAAGCCACCCGACTGCGAAAGAATGGAAGTTTTCACTAAAGAAACCAAGAGACCGGAGCCCAGTACAGATAGACCAGACGGCTCTAAGCTCTCAAAGACGGCAGTGCTCATTAAGGAGGATGAGGCACCATCGTATAACAAAGAAAGCAGAAAGACCATTGGtttcaaacacacagaaacgtcTTCGGTTATTCAGCAGACAGAGATCCTGACACAGAGTAAAAACACAGAGAATCTAGACAGCACTAAAGAGACTAGTACCTCTTCGGTAATTAAAAAGGCAGACAAACCACCTCTTGAGAAAGATACGGACTCCCCGAATAACGGTAAAGAGAAAGGAGAACATGCGGTCTTAAAAAAGATAGGAAAAGAAGAGGGATCGAAACCAATAGAGAGACGTGAGACGCCAGTCGTAACCAAGGAGACATCGGAACGTTCTTCAGGCACCGACTcaaaggggaaggaggagacaaACACTGACCCTAAAAATATTGAGAAACGAACATGCCTTCAACTGGATGAACATAAACGTGCTGAGAAATTAGCTCCCTCTGTCGCTAAGACTTCCATAAAGGATACAGAAACGATGCCCACAAAGGAGACGGCAAAAACGTCCACAAAAGACAAAGAACAGACTTCAACAAAAGACACAGAAAATGTCTCCACAAAGGACACAGAGAAAATGGCAAAAACTTCTGCAAAAGACACAGTGAAGGAGGCGACAAAAGACAAAGAACAGACTTCAACAAAAGACACAGAAAATGTCTCCACAAAGGACACAGAGAAAATTGCAAAAACTTCTGCAAAAGACACAGTGAAGGAGGCGACAAAAGACAAAGAACAGACTTCAACAAAAGACACAGAAAATGTCTCCACAAAGGACGCAGAGAAAATAGCAAAAACTTCAGCAAAAGACGCAGCGAAGGAGGTgacaaaagacagagagaagatttCCACAAAAGACACAGCAAAAGGGTCCACAAAGGAGACAGCGAAAACATCTGCAAAAGACACAGCGAAGGAGGTgacaaaagacagagagaagatttCCACAAAAGACACAGCAAAAGAGTCCACAAACGAAACAGAGAAAATGGCAAAAACCTCTGCAAAAGACACAGCCAAAGAGGCaacaaaagacagagagaagat ttCCACAAAAGACACAGCAAAAGAGTCCacaaaggagacagagaaaacatCTACAAAAGACACAGAAAATGTCTCCacaaaggagacagagaaaacatCTGCAAAAGACACAGCAAAGGAGTCCacaaaggagacagagaaaacatCTGCAAAAGACACAGAAAATGTCTCCACAAAGGAGGCAGAGAAAACATCTGCAAAAGACACAGCGAAGGAGTCCacaaaggagacagagaaaactGCGAAAATATCTGCAAAAGACACAGAAAATGTCTCcacaaaggagaaagagaaaacagagaaaacATCTGCAAAAGACACAGCGAAAGAGTCAACAAAAGACAGAGATAAGATTTCTACAAAAGACACAGCCAAGGAGCCCATAAAAGACAAAGGGAAGACTTCCACAAACAAACCCGAAAAACCCTCCAGCCCTAAGAAAGAAAAAACGGAAGCTTGTAAAGGCAGATTGGAACTGGCAGAGAGAAAAACCGATGTAGCTAATGAAGCGATGGCAGTCCCAACTGTCGATTCGTGCCAGGTACCTCCCAAAACACCAGCTGCAGAGAAGGAAAGCAAGGAGTCAGTAGAAACAAGTTCGAAAAAGTCAATTGACGAAAACACTACCATGCAGAAAGACTCTAAAAAAGAACCTGTGAAGGAAGATAAAAGCAAAACGTCGTCAGGAAACGAGGTTGCACAGGACCAAACTCCCATGAACTGCGAGGAACCGTTAAAAGGACAAggtacaaaaaagaaagaagcagagaacacaccctctctcacgaCGACTGAAGGTGAGAAAGACAAAAACCAAGACTCAAAGGCGAGGGAAGACGCCAAGGCAAAGGGGTGTCCTAAAACCATGATCGGTGAGAAGAACGACGAGAAACCTTCAGCTGAAGCTGAGAAATCGAGCGAGACAAAACCGGACGTGGCGTCGACGGAGGATAAACCCAACAGGAAGACTGAAGACGAGGACAAGGATGAAGAAAAGGATCCTGAGGTGAAGGAAAAGGGTGCGGAATGGGACAAAGGTTCATCGGAGGTTCAGGAAGAAGGGATACGTCTGAAAATTAAGATTCCAGCCCATCGGAGGAAGGCAGACCTCCTGAGGGAAGAAAGGGGCGACTCGGAGTCGGACACGGGGGAGGGAAGGTCACTCAGGAGGTCTCCCAGGATCTGCAGACCAACTCCAAAGGTGGTGGAGTTTCAGGATCGGAAGCTGGAGAGGAAGCAGACTGCGCCCCGTGTGGAaaaaggtgaggagagggaagaggaggaggtggaggaagacaaagagaagggggaggaggtggacgaCGAGGAGAAAACTCTTCAGAAAAAAACGAGGGAGAAAAAGCTTGATGAAGATGGCCAACCTAAGACCAAA GGACGAAAGCGGAGGAGGACCCGGTGGTCCAACACCCGAACGCGGCGCAAAAAGAAAGGCTCCGACGAAGAGGGCTCTGACGACGGGGACTACGAATCCAGCGACGAGGACGACAGCGAGGACGAGGACGACAGCGATGAAGATTACAAGGTTGAGAGGAACCgaaagaggaggaacaggaacaGACAGAGGCGCAGTTCCGACGAGTCGACCTCTTCGGATGACGATCTTCCTCCTAACGATGACCCCTGCAAACACTGTGGCCTCCCCAATCAACCAGAGTTG ATCTTACTGTGTGACTCTTGTGACAACGGCTACCACACGGCCTGCCTCAGACCTCCCCTCATGATCATACCTGACGGAGAATGGTTCTGTCCACCCTGTCAACAT AAACAGCTCTGTGATAGGCTGGAAGAGCAGCTGCTGAACCTTGACACCGCGCTGAAGAAGAGAGAACGGGCTGAGAGGAG GAAAGAGCGTTTGGTGTACGTTGGAATCAGTGTTGAAAATATCATCACCCCTTCA gtggaggtagaggaggaaaaggaggaagaggtaaTCAAGGTAAAGAAAGAGGTGAAGAAGAGCAAGAGCTGGGGTCGAAGGTCAACAAGAGCGAAGAAGTCGATAAGCTACAG GTTTGATGAGTTTGATGAGGCTATTGAGGAAGCGATCGAGGAAGACATCAAGGAGGCAGAGGGTGGAG GAGCTGGGCGGGGTAAAGACATGGCTAACATCACAGGCCACCGGGGGAAGGACATGTCCACCATCCtgcaaggggaggggggcaaggaGAACGGCCGCCCGCCGCGTCCCAGCGCGGGCCAGCGCAGGAAGAAGCGTCGGCGTCTCAACGACCTGGACAGCGACAGcaccatggaggaggaggaaagcgaGGACGAGTTCCGTCTAAGTGACAG caccgaggaggaggagtttgTGGTTTCGGAGAACGATGCGGAAAGCGACGTCAACTCCAACAGCGACGGTGGGAGCAACGGCAGCGGCCCGCGTCACAGGTCCTCCCGAACCAGGAAGCCCGTCAAACGCAGGAAGGGCGCTCGGCAACAGCCGCCCCGACGACGACGTCGACCGCGAGGCTACTCggacgacgaggaggaggagactgacgaagaggaggaagaagagatag cgACGGAAGGTTCCAGCGAGTTCAGCGACAGCGACCTAGACATGAGCAGGCGACGTTCCCGCCGGAGTCGGAAAAAGCAGGTGAACTACTGCGAGACGTCCGAGTCGGAAGGCTCCAGGGCGGGCACCAACCGCAACAAGGTCACGTCTCGACGCCGCCTGGCCAGTTCCGACAGCGAAG CAAGCCTCTCCAAAGGCTCCGACAACGAGAGGAGGGTGAGCAGGAGGGCCGACTCGTCGGAGGAAGGGTCTCGCCAGAGACGCCGACGGCTCTCGCTGAAACGCCGGCGAGCGTCCgaggacgacgacgacgactcgGACGAAtccgaggaagaagagaggccgGTCCGTAAGCGGGTGAACCGCATCGACTCGGACGACGACTCGGACGAAGACAAGAAACAAGCACCCgagcaagaagaggaggaggaggagggggggcttggGAAGGGGGCTACCCCGCTGGAATACAACCTGGTGGAGTTACCCCCCACCAACGGACAGAGTCCCGTgaagggtctggaggggctcatGAACCGACCGGGGGCGGGCACGGCTATGGGGGCTCCGGACCTCTTGGCTCACCTGGGGCCCAAGAACCTCAACGTCGCCACGCCCGTTGTTGCCATAGCGCCCAACGGCCTGGTTTCCCAGGAGATGGCGTCGCAGGAAGATGATGAGGACGACCTGTTGGGTGTCACAGACCTAGTGGACTATGTTTGCAATAGCGAACAGTTGTAA